Part of the Candidatus Kaelpia aquatica genome, AACAGGCTCTATCTCAGATTTTTTCAACCCAAGATTTTTAATAAGCTGATGTTCTACGGGTAAGCCATGACAATCCCAGCCAGGTATAAGATTAACAAAATGACCAGTCATGGATTGAAATCTTAGCACTACATCCTTCAATGTTTTATTTAAGGCGTGACCAAGATGGATATCTCCATTAGCGTAAGGAGGCCCGTCATGAAGAATATAAGGAGCATTGTTTTTATTCTTTAATTTAATCTTTTCATATAAATTATTTTTTTCCCACTTTTCAATAAAACCAGGCTCCCTCTGAGGAAGATTTCCCCGCATAGGAAAATTAGTTTTGGGAAGATTTAAAGTCTCTTTATAGTCTTTCATCTTAACTTCGGTATTAACTTATAGACAAGTTGGGCTAACTTAGGCTCTGCTTTTGCAGCAATCCTGAGTATCTCTTTGAAATCTACCGGCTTCAGCGCATCAGGTAAACATAGATCGGTAACACAGCTTATACCCAAGACCTTGAACCCGCAATGAACAGCTGCAATAACCTCAGGGACAGTAGACATGCCTACACAATCAGCCCCTATGGTTCTTAAAAAACGGTACTCTGCTCTTGTTTCTAGGCTCGGCCCTGTTAAGCCAGCATATACACCCTTATGCACTCTTATCTTTAAATCTAAAGCTAAGTCCATTGCCAGCTTCAGCATCTCCTTATTGTAAGGTTCGCACATATCCGGGAACCTCTCTCCAAGCTTATCATCGTTAGGACCAATAAGAGGATTTAGACCCATAAGGTTTATATGGTCGTCTATCAGCATGAGATCTCCTTTTTCAAAACAAGGATTCATCCCGCCTGCAGCATTGGAGATTATAAGGTGCTTCGCGCCCAGAGCACGCATAATACGTATTGGATAGACAACATCATAGACAGAATAACCTTCATAGAGATGAAACCGTCCTCCCATAATTACTACATTCTTAGTGCCAACCTTTCCAAAAATTAACTCTCCCTTATGCCCCTCTACTGTAGAGAGAGGGAAATGAGGAATGTCAGAATAGTCCATACTCTTACTGTTTTTAATCTTTTCTCCAAAAGCAGATAATCCTGAACCCAAAACAATCGCTACATCAGGCCTGACTTTAATACTCTTTTTTATAAAAGAGCCTGTCTCATTGATTTTTTTTCTTAAATCTTCCACTTTAAACTCCTCTTTTAAATACTTCCTTTAAGATAGTAGCTTATCTCCAGCAGCGTTTTAACTAAAAATGATCTCAAAAATATTATTATAAAGAACGCAATAATCGGAGATATATCTATTCCAATGCCAGCTCCAATAGGCAGCATTCTTCTTATAAGAGAGAGTACAGGTTCTGTAACTTTATGCAGAAACTGAACTATTGGATTATAAGGATCCGGATTGACCCAAGACAATAAAGCACGTATTAAAATTAACCAGTAGTATATAGTAAGCAGAACGCTCAAAATCTCAGCTATTGCTCTAATTAAATTAGCAAATATAAACATTATCTTCCTAACTCCTTTGCCCTATTCATTGCTTTTTTAATTCCATCTTTTATAATACCTGATAGATCGCTCTGCTGCCAATAATCCAAACAAGCCTCCGTTGTTCCTCCGGGAGATTTAACCATCCTAATCAACTCATCTGTTGAAATACCCAATTCTCTTAATACTTTTAGAGTTCCTCCCAAAGTATCTAGAGCAATCTTAGAAGATATATCCCCAAGACCAATCTCAGCTGCAGACTCCTCAATAGACTTAAGGAAATAGGCAAAATAAGCAGGTCCGCTGCCAGATATAGCTGTAATGGCATTTATTGAATCTTCGCCTACTACTTTAACATCTCCTATGTTAGCAAATATTTTCTTAGCCAACTCAAGCTCTCTATCGTTAACTTTTTCTGAATGAGTGAGAACCGTAAAAGATTCACCCACCAAGGCACCCATATTCGGCATCGCCCTAATCACCTTCTCTAAAGAACCTTCGTTCTGGATAAAACCTATAGAGGCTCCAGCCGCTATTGAAATAAAAAGCTTATCTCTTCTTAAAAGACGGCCGATCTTATTCAAAAGCTCTTTTAAGTCCTGAGGCTTAACTGCCAGTATAATAACGGCGGATGAATCTATGAGCTGCTCAATATCAAGACATTTTAATCTTCTGTATTTATCAATTATTTCCTCACACCGCACATCATCAGACTCATTAAAATATACCTTATAGCCTCTTGATCCTATTAAGCCTTTAACTATAGCCTCACCCATCTTCCCTAATCCGATAATTCCAATATTCATAGTCTCTCTCCAAAGATTGCTCTACCCAATCTTATAAAATCAGCCCCTTCTTCAATTGCAATCTCAAAGTCATCGCTCATTCCCATTGAAAGATAGAGCTTTCTATTTAACTTTTTACTTATATCATCTCTTACAATTCTAAGCCTTCTGAAAGACCCTCTAATTGCATCCTTATTATCTGTAAAAGGAGCTACGGTCATAAAGCCCACTAAGTCCAGCTGCTTGAACTCTACTATTCTACTAACTAAGGCTTCTATGTTATCCTCACTAACTCCAAACTTCGTCTCTTCTCCGGAAGTATTTACCTCTATAAACACTTTTTGATATTTGTTTTTAATTCTAGAGCACCTATCTATCTCCTCGGCTAACTTTATGCTATCTAAGGAGTGTATATATTCAAAGATATCAACAGCATATTTTACCTTATTAGTCTGGAGATGTCCAACCATATGCCAGCAGATATTAAGACTTTTCAAGTCACCTAACTTGCTTTTTGCCTCCTGGATACGATTCTCTCCGATATCGGAAACACCTAGAGAGGAAGCTTCTCTTATCTTCTCTATATCTACATTCTTCGTTACAGCAACTAGTTTTATAGAATCGGGAGCTCTATCGCTCCTCAGGGATGCTTTTTTAATTTCCTCTTTTATTAAACTAAGATTTTTCGAAATCATTGCCACTAATTTTACCTAAGCAATATAGCCCTGTCAAACTATACCATCTACTACTATTAAACCTCTAAGAGAATTACCTATAAAGACCTTCTCTGAACGCTTAAGATCTTTCAGATATAATGTTTTCTCGCAAACCCTACCGCTATCTAATAGATCTCTCCTCAATACCCCTGACAACAGACCGCATTTTACAGGAGGCGTATAAAGATGGTTATCCAGCAGCAGGAATATATTGCTAATAGCCCCTTCAGTAATCTGACCTTTGGTGTTCATATAGATAACATCAAAAAAACCTTCTTCAAGAGCTTCTATCCTCTCCTTATCATAAATATCCCGTCGAGTGGTCTTATGGTAAAGATATACGTTATCAGGATCTATCTTAGTCGGACTGATCTTAATCTTGATGAGAGAGTTAAGATCTTCCAGTATCCTAAACTCTATTTTAATATTACCTTCCATATCAAGCGTTAGCCTTACCCTATACCTATCTTCTTTAAATTCTTTCTCAAGCTCAGATAGTCTCTCTCTTAAGATACCAATATCTAGAGAAATCTGAAAATATACTGCTGAGCTAGACATCCTATCTATATGATTTTCAATAAGATAATACCCTCTACCTTTATCCCAGCGCATAGTCTCTATTAGATTAAAACAAGAGAAATCTCTATTTAAAAAATCCGCCTTAAGAATAGCCTCTTTATACTCAGACTTATCTAAAGAGTCATACACAATGCCGCCTCCAACACCCATCTCAGCCCTATTTTTATCCAGAAGAATAGTTCTTATAGCTACATTAAAACATGTTTCTCTATTTGGAGAGATGTAGCCAATTGAACCTGTATATATATGACGCGGCTCCTTCTCTAACTCTCTGATTATTCTCATCGTACTTATCTTGGGGGCTCCGGTAACAGATCCGGATGGAAAGAGAGATTTAAATAGCTGCTGATAGCTGAGGCCTTTATTTAAAACCCCTGCTACGGTAGAGGTCATCTGATGCAAAGTGCGATACCTCTGAACTTGAAACAATTTTTCAACCTTAACGCTGCCTATAGAAGAGACTTTTCCCAAATCATTTCTTAGCAAATCAACTATCATGAGATTTTCAGAACGATTTTTAATATCTTGAGCTAACCAAGCCTCTTGGTCTCTATCTTCTAAATTAGAGAAGCCTCGAGAAACAGTACCTTTCATAGGTTCAGTCAAAATATTGCCCTGAGACATTTCAAAAAAGAGCTCCGGCGAAAGAGATATGATATTATTATTACCGGTATTAACGAAAGCGCTGTATGACGTTGGCTGACTCCTGCGTAAATTAAGATAGAGACCTAGCGCGCTCCCCTTAAAGTTAAATTTATATTTAAAAGTATAATTGACTTGATAGGTCCGGCCTGCTTCGATATATCTTTTTACCTTGGCGATAGAGCTGTTATACTCCTCCTCTTTGACGTTTGGCTTAAGCCCTGTTATCTTATAGCTTAAATCTCCAGAGACACCAGATGTCAAGGATCTATCATTATAGCTATGATCAACAATTAAAGGTTCCCTGCTAACGCCTAGCCATATAAGCGGAAAACCCGTGTTTGATCGACATAAGCCTTTGAACGATTCTTCAAAAAGATACCCTGCCTCATATGAGAAAAAACCGCAGAGCCAGAAACCTTTTGTTAAAAAATTTTCAACTTTTTCAAAAAAATCATCCAGGTTATCTCCTGGATTAAACACCAAAAAATCCTCGAAATTATTAAAAAGAAAAGATCTTTGATTGTCAAAATTAGAAGATGCGCTTTCAAGAAATACAAAAGGGCTATCAATTATAGGATTGATTAAAGATATTACTCTTTTTTCAGTAAAAGGAACGCTCCGGGGATACAAGATTTAATCTTTAAAAATTATTTTTCTAAACCTGTGCTTCCCTACTTTAAGAATATACTCGCCCCGCTCTGCTAGTTGAAAATCTTCATCCTCTATTCTACTAGAGCCCAGAGTCACAGCGCCCTGCTTTATCAAACGTCTAGCATCGGAATTACTC contains:
- a CDS encoding purine-nucleoside phosphorylase, whose amino-acid sequence is MEDLRKKINETGSFIKKSIKVRPDVAIVLGSGLSAFGEKIKNSKSMDYSDIPHFPLSTVEGHKGELIFGKVGTKNVVIMGGRFHLYEGYSVYDVVYPIRIMRALGAKHLIISNAAGGMNPCFEKGDLMLIDDHINLMGLNPLIGPNDDKLGERFPDMCEPYNKEMLKLAMDLALDLKIRVHKGVYAGLTGPSLETRAEYRFLRTIGADCVGMSTVPEVIAAVHCGFKVLGISCVTDLCLPDALKPVDFKEILRIAAKAEPKLAQLVYKLIPKLR
- a CDS encoding YggT family protein, whose product is MFIFANLIRAIAEILSVLLTIYYWLILIRALLSWVNPDPYNPIVQFLHKVTEPVLSLIRRMLPIGAGIGIDISPIIAFFIIIFLRSFLVKTLLEISYYLKGSI
- the proC gene encoding pyrroline-5-carboxylate reductase, which encodes MNIGIIGLGKMGEAIVKGLIGSRGYKVYFNESDDVRCEEIIDKYRRLKCLDIEQLIDSSAVIILAVKPQDLKELLNKIGRLLRRDKLFISIAAGASIGFIQNEGSLEKVIRAMPNMGALVGESFTVLTHSEKVNDRELELAKKIFANIGDVKVVGEDSINAITAISGSGPAYFAYFLKSIEESAAEIGLGDISSKIALDTLGGTLKVLRELGISTDELIRMVKSPGGTTEACLDYWQQSDLSGIIKDGIKKAMNRAKELGR
- a CDS encoding YggS family pyridoxal phosphate-dependent enzyme, which codes for MISKNLSLIKEEIKKASLRSDRAPDSIKLVAVTKNVDIEKIREASSLGVSDIGENRIQEAKSKLGDLKSLNICWHMVGHLQTNKVKYAVDIFEYIHSLDSIKLAEEIDRCSRIKNKYQKVFIEVNTSGEETKFGVSEDNIEALVSRIVEFKQLDLVGFMTVAPFTDNKDAIRGSFRRLRIVRDDISKKLNRKLYLSMGMSDDFEIAIEEGADFIRLGRAIFGERL
- the pabB gene encoding aminodeoxychorismate synthase component I, with amino-acid sequence MFNPGDNLDDFFEKVENFLTKGFWLCGFFSYEAGYLFEESFKGLCRSNTGFPLIWLGVSREPLIVDHSYNDRSLTSGVSGDLSYKITGLKPNVKEEEYNSSIAKVKRYIEAGRTYQVNYTFKYKFNFKGSALGLYLNLRRSQPTSYSAFVNTGNNNIISLSPELFFEMSQGNILTEPMKGTVSRGFSNLEDRDQEAWLAQDIKNRSENLMIVDLLRNDLGKVSSIGSVKVEKLFQVQRYRTLHQMTSTVAGVLNKGLSYQQLFKSLFPSGSVTGAPKISTMRIIRELEKEPRHIYTGSIGYISPNRETCFNVAIRTILLDKNRAEMGVGGGIVYDSLDKSEYKEAILKADFLNRDFSCFNLIETMRWDKGRGYYLIENHIDRMSSSAVYFQISLDIGILRERLSELEKEFKEDRYRVRLTLDMEGNIKIEFRILEDLNSLIKIKISPTKIDPDNVYLYHKTTRRDIYDKERIEALEEGFFDVIYMNTKGQITEGAISNIFLLLDNHLYTPPVKCGLLSGVLRRDLLDSGRVCEKTLYLKDLKRSEKVFIGNSLRGLIVVDGIV